The following are encoded together in the Arvicanthis niloticus isolate mArvNil1 chromosome 11, mArvNil1.pat.X, whole genome shotgun sequence genome:
- the LOC143443920 gene encoding uncharacterized protein LOC143443920, translating into MSTSRVLQGLKKVCSLIYCEEEEEEDEEEEEEEEEEEKEEEEEEEEEEEEEEDEEEEEEEEEEEKEEEEEEEEEEEDQQPIYSLEHSQTPVASPSKTTEQELILNCKQLLTYLVVCFSSLGRSLATLLLQRPLVSTF; encoded by the exons ATGTCTACGAGTCGTGTTTTACAAGGGCTTAAGAAG GTCTGTTCCCTCATATActgtgaagaagaggaagaggaggatgaggaggaagaagaggaagaagaggaggaggaaaaagaggaggaggaagaagaggaggaggaggaggaggaagaggaggatgaggaggaagaagaggaagaagaggaggaggaaaaagaggaggaggaagaagaggaggaggaggaggaggaccagcAGCCCATTTACTCACTGGAACATAGTCAAACCCCAGTCGCCAGCCCTTCAAAGACAACTGAGCAGGAACTTATTCTTAACTGTAAACAGCTCTTAACCTACTTGGTGGTGTGTTTTTCCAGTTTGGGTCGCTCACTAGCCACCTTGCTGCTCCAGAGACCCCTGGTCTCTACCTTCTGA